The Flammeovirga pectinis genomic interval GATCATTGGAAACAAGAATTACCACATTCTGTTTATCTAACAATGATGACTGTTGGCGATTTTGCGATTGTAAAAGATGAATGGAGAGGTAAGGAAGTCAGTTATTATGTTGAGCCTGCATTTAAACAATATGCTCGAACAATTTTTGGTAATACACCAGAGATGTTAGAGTTTTTCTCTGAGAGGTTTAATTATGATTACCCTTGGGCTAAATACTCTCAGGTTATAATTAGAGATTTTGTATCGGGGGCAATGGAAAACACTACAGCTTCTACATTTATGGAGTCTGTACAAGTAGATGATAGAGAAAAGCTAGATCAAGATTGGGACTTTATTGTTGCTCACGAACTTTTTCACCATTGGTTTGGAGATTTAGTAACTTCAGAATCATGGTCTAATTTACCACTTAACGAATCTTGGGCAAACTATTCTGAATACCTTTGGAGAGAACATAAAATAAGTAAAGAAGAGGCTGATTATGCTTTACAATCAGAACTAGATAGTTATTTAGCAGAATCAGAAACTAAACAAGAACCTTTAATTCGCTACCATTATCAAAATAAAGAAGATATGTTTGATAGCCATTCTTATGCAAAAGGTGGTTATACTTTAAATTTACTTCGTCATACTATTGGTGATGATGCATTTTTTGAAGGTGCTTCTTTATACTTAAAAGAAAATGCTTTTAAAGCTGCAGAAATTGCTCATTTAAGGTTAGCATTTGAAGAAGTGACAGGCCAAGATCTAAATTGGTTCTTTAATCAATGGTTTATGGAAGCTGGTCATCCTGATCTATTTATTAAAGATTCTTTTAGTAATGGTAAAGTAAAATTACTTGTTCAACAACGTCAAGATCCAGAATATACTCCTATCTATAAAATTCCGACAACAATAGAATTTTGGTGGAAAGATGGACATTCAGAGAAAAGACAAATCACTGTAAAAGAAGCTAATGAAACATTCTCTTTTGCATTTGAGGAAAAACCAAGCTTAATTATTTTTGATACTGAGCATATTATACCTGCTGTAATTACGCATTCAAAAAATACTGAAGCTTATTTACAACAAGCTAAAGTAGCTACTAATATTATGCATAGGGTAGAAGCTGTGCTACAATTAGGAGATATGATTACAGCAGACCCTTCTTTAATAACAGTATTGAATACTTATTTAAAAGATCCATTTTGGGGTATAAGAGAAACTACTGCTTCAATTTTTGAAGGTTATAAAGGTACTGGAGATCTCAACCCAACAATTGCAATACTTCGCAGTCTTGTTAAAACTGATCCAAAATCTACAGTTAGAGCAACTGCGTTAAGCACATTAAGTTCAATTGATGAGAACTTCTTACCTATAGCACAACAGGCTTTAAACGATAGTTCTTATATGGTTATTGCAACTTCTTTATATGCTACATCTGCAATTGAAGGTCCTAGTATTGTTCCAACTTTAGAGAGGTTTGCTGATGCAAGAAACCCTAATATTGTATTTGTATCTTCTATGATTTATGCTGAGTTAGGTACTGAAGGTAAATTACCTTGGTACGATGCTAAATTAGCAGAAATGAATGATCAGTATAGACAGTATATGTTTAGAACAATGACGGGTTATATTCTTTCTTTACAAAAAGAAGAAGAGAAAGAAAAAGCAGTTGATATAGTCTTAAAATATGCTCAAAATAGTGGGAGTAGTACACAAACTAAAATTGCTGCTTACCAAGCTTTAAGTCCTCTATTAGAAGATGAAACTCTGAAAGAAAAAATAGAAGAAACCTTAAATAAAGAAGCTGACAAAAATGTTATTGATGCATTAAAGCAGCAAGGTTATTAAGTAATTGAAAGATTTTAATTAATCGACTACTTAATTTTTATTGAAAAATTATTTCAGCAATAAGGGCAATCTCCAACTTAGGAAATTGCCCTTATTTTTATATCAAATGATACACTTACTTATTCATAAAAGCTTCTGCTATTTATCAGTTTTAAAACCCCTTCTGGAACTAGGTATCTAATATCCTTTTCTTCCTTAATTGAGTTTCTGATAAATGTTGCTGAAATATCTACCATAGGTGCATCAATCATTTTCACATTCTCATGTTCTCTTAAATCCGATTCCTTTACTTTTGGTCTAGGATAGACAAGTAACCCATAATCATTTAAGATGATTTCATAATTTTTCCACTTTTTAAATCCTGATAAGTTATCCTCACCAACTATCAATTTAAAATCAAAATGTGGATGCTTTGATGATAAATAAGCTAAGGTATCCACAGTGTAACTTGGCTTAGGCATTCTAAACTCAATATCTGATGATCTGAATTTAAAATTTCCTTCAATTGCTGCATTCACCATATCTAAACGATCGAATTCATGCAACAACGTATTCTTCTTTTTAAAAGGATTGTGAGGTGAAACAACAAACCACACTTCATCTAAATTTCCATTTTGCAACATGGCATTTGCAAGGATTAAATGCCCTACATGAATAGGGTTAAATGATCCAAAAAATAGTCCTACTTTCATTAGTATGCATTTTTATTTCTTCCAACCTCTTAACATTTCTCTTTTACCTGGAGGTCCTGGATATCGCTCCACTTTGTAACCCACACTTACCAAATCTCTTCTAAGCTGCCCTTTAGCACAGTATGTTACAAATATCCCTTGATCTATAGTAGCAGAAAAGCATTTTTCAAGGTTATCCATAGACCATACTTCAGGCTGTTTATTTGGAGCAAAAGCATCGAAGAAAATAACATCGAAGCCGCTACTTTTAGGGGCCGTAAATGTTTCTAATGTTTCCTTCTTCTTAGTAAGAATAAAGTTAGATAGGATTGCTACCTCTTCTTCCCAATTACATGAGTGTATTTGTTCAAAATAAGGAGTTAGCTCATTTGTTAAAAGGGAAGTGTAATTTAACTCTTCGAGTAATTCTGGCGTTAGAGGGTAAGGTTCTAGAGTTGTCATTCTAATAGTAACATCAGGATACTTTAAAGCCTGTTCTACCATCAGTATAACATTTAAACCCGTTCCCATACCTACCTCTAAGATAGACACGTCACTTTTTCCTTCTCTTATCGCATCCCATCCAGATTGTACAAATACATACCTAGATTCAGTTAACGCACCATGAGAAGAGTGATATGTCTCATTTAATGCCTCATTATATAATGAGCTTGAGCCATCACTTGTTTCAATAACTTTAATTTTTCCCATCACAAAAGGTTTTGGTTATAATTTCTATTTGAAACAAAAAGAGACCACCCTTTTGAGGTAGTCTCTTTTTTATATCTTAATCAATTTCTAGAAGAATTTGTAACGATTATCTTTCACATCAGAAAGAGTTTTTACAGCTTCTAAGATATTGTAATTAGCAGATCTTACGTATCTTCCTTCTACTTGACGTTGGTAAATAGAGTAGTCAGCAGTTTCTAAAGCTTTATCAGCTTTTCTCACTTTAATAACTAATACACTATTTTCATCAATGATTGGTTTTGATACATCACCTTGTTTTAAACCAAATGCAGTACCAATTGCTTTAGGAGCAAGACCTACACCTTGGATAGAAACATCATTTAAAGAAAGGTCAGAAGCAATATCAGATTTTGCACCATTACCATAACCTTTTCTGATATCCTCAATAGACTTACCAGAAAGCTTATTTAATTTAGCAGCAATTGCTTCAGCTTTTTTACCTTTTGTTGCTTGAACTTTAGCTTCGTTTTTAACATCAGCAAAATCAGCAACACCTTCTTCACGTGCACTCATTAAAGTAGCTACGATAAAACGGTCATCAAGATCAAATACTTCAGATACATCATTAACATCAGCATCATTATATGCCCAACGTATAACTTGTCTTACAGTATTTCCTCTTAAGCTATTGATAAATGTAGCAGTTGGAGCAATAGTTAATGCTTGCTCAATAAAGATTTTTTGATCTTCAGCTATTTTTTCAAAATCTTTTCTACCACCCTTAACAGACGCTGCAAATACAGATGCCTTACGGTATGCTTCATTTACTGTAGCATCAGATGGAGTTAATTTTTTCTCAACAACAGCTAAGTCAAACATTTTCTTTGTTTTTACTGCTGTTACTTTAATGATATGGTAACCAAATTCAGTTTTTACAACTCTATTGATTAAACCTGTTCTTCTAGCTGCAAATACAGCTTTATCAAATGCAGGAACCATACGTCCTTCAGAGAACCACTGTAAATCTCCACCTCTTGATTTAGTTGTTGGAGCAGCATCACCTACTTTCTTCGCTAATTCTTCAAAGTTTTCACCATTCTGAATTTTTCTTAAAGTAGCATAAGCTTCTTTTTTAGCAGCAGCATCATCTTTATCATTTTTGAATAAGATGTGTGATGCTTTAGCAGAATAAACAGAATCTGTAGACTCTCCTATAACTTTATAATCTCTATAAGAACCAGCAGCAAAGAAAGGTCCGTAAACTTTTCCTGTCTCTAATTGATCTGCTTCTAATACTGAAGGAAGACCAGTCATGTTAACTGACATAAAGTTAGCATTTCCATCTGTATGTGATTCTACAAAAGCAGTATCGTTAGATGTTCTTGCAAAAGAGATTGAAAGATCTTTCATTTCGTCTTCTAAGTTCTTTTTATCTCCCTCAGAAGCTTGAACTTTAAAAGTTACGAATTCGATACCTCTATTAGCATCACGCTTAAATTCTTCTTGGTTAGCATTGTAATATGCTTTAGCATCAGATTCAGTTACATTAACTGCAGAATCTGGCATAGAATAGAAAGGTACATTTACATATGCAATTTCTACTTTATCATTTTGCTTTTCGTATTCTTTCTTTCCTTCAAGATCAGAAGCAAAGTAAGTTCTTGAAATCAAGCTTTCGTATTTAATACGGCTACGAGAAGTTTTAATTTGTTGTTCAAATCCTAAGAATTGTTGGTACTGAGGAGATGTTGGTCCTTGCTGCTTTAAAGAAGCTAAGTACATTTTAATATTCTCTCTGCTCACTTGACCAGTAGAATCTCTAAAATATTGACCGAATTCTGGAGAAATATTATTTCCAGAGATCATATCATTTAACTCTTCAGGAGTAATCGTGATACCTAACTCTTCAATTTGTTGTCCATATGCTTCACGGTAGATTAACTCATTCCATGCCATTTGACGTACTCCTTGCATTTGCTGCTCATTAGGAGGAGTTGGGTAGTTTGATTTAATCTGATCGACTAACTCACTAAATTGTCTTAATTCGATTTCTTGTCCACCAATTTCACCAACAATATTTTTGTTGTTACCAAGTAGTGTTGAGTTAGGTGAGAATAAATCTCCTCCAACCATAAATAAAATCAGACCTAACGCGATGAATCCAACTGCAACGCCAGATTTTTCTCGGATCTTCGTAATTATTGCCATGATAAATTATAAATGCTTTATATATGAACCCTGTTCGTTTATTTATATAAATGTTTTTATCGCTGAGTATTGAAAAATATATACTTCAAAAAGTCACAAAGCGAATTTAAAACATGCAAATGTAACAAGGAAAAACGATTGCTACACTAATTAACACAAAAAAATGTAGGTATAACACCAAAAAAAAATACAAAAAAAAGCCTAACAGATAAATCTGTTAGGCTTTAGAGCGAAAAACGGGGTTCGAACCCGCGACCTCAACCTTGGCAAGGTTGCGCTCTACCAGCTGAGCTATTTTCGCGATTCGTACCAGAAGTGGGAATCGAACCCACACGAGGTTACCCTCACAAGATTTTAAGTCTTGCGCGTCTACCAGTTCCGCCATTCCGGCTCATCTATCATAAATGACAAATGAATTAAAATCTTTACATATTCATCATAACTGACACTGATGTTTCACATTACTGTGTTGAAGATGTCTCTCCAATTCAAATTACTAAATCACTTTAGTACTCCGAGCGAAAAACGGGGTTCGAACCCGCGACCTCAACCTTGGCAAGGTTGCGCTCTACCAGCTGAGCTATTTTCGCAATTTGTACCAGAAGTGGGAATCGAACCCACACGAGGTTACCCTCACAAGATTTTAAGTCTTGCGCGTCTACCAGTTCCGCCATTCCGGCCCATTCATCACAAGTGACGAATGAATCTTTTTAACTGAGCGAAAAACGGGGTTCGAACCCGCGACCTCAACCTTGGCAAGGTTGCGCTCTACCAGCTGAGCTATTTTCGCTTATCTCAATTAACTTTCTAAGGGTGCTTCCCGTTGAAAGCGATGCAAAGGTAAGTCAAGATTTTTTAAATCCAAAAAATATTTAATAAAAAGATTCAAACGAATGTCAACAACCTGATAATCAATTACGAATAATTTTAGAAGAGAATATATTAATGAACTTCTTCTAATCTTTAATGATAGTTATTGATTTACTTTTATTAAGCTATTACTTCATTAATTCCTATCACTGATATCTATATTTGTATCAGTAATCGTAGAATTCTTGTTTAAATCAGAAGGTTTTAATCATTTAATTCCACATAATCTAGAGTATTCTAGAAAGATTTCACTACTTTTAAAAGGACTAAAATATTATGGCAATATCAACATATCCTATGGATTTCAGTTTCACAGATACTCTTTTTGAAGGAGACAAGGAAGGATACATAGACTTTTTATCAATCTCTATTGATGAGTTTGAGTCTGACTTCCCAAAGTTAAAAGTTGCGTTAGAAGACAAGGATTCTGACTTATTTAGTGCTGTTAAGCATAAATTTAGCACAAGGTTACACACATTTAACCTCGATACTCTTGAGCGTTTTATGGCAGATGTTGGTGCTAATTATAAAGAAGATGTAAACTCTGTAGATCCAACAATGGCTTGGGCAGAATTAGAACGTCACCTTCGCAATATTCTTGATACTTTAAACGAGAAGTTAAGCGAAATCAAAAACAACTAATATACCTAAGGTATATTTTTCTCTTCTGAAAATATTATGACCTGTATCTCTTGTGCGTTTCTTTCGTACCTGCGAGACAGGTCTTCTTTGTTTACGGCTAGGTAATAATTTGACAGGTTGATATTGGCCTTGTAGGACACTTCGTTGTTCTTTAAAAACAATTTTGGAGCTAGACGTATAGGTTTGCTATAAAACTTCTCTACGGCTGCTTCTGTATCTCCTGTATCAAAAACTATGTTCCCTAGCAATAGATAACAACCCAATGTTTTAATATAATCTCTTCCGTAATTTGTTTGATAATACTCTAACAAAGAATTTCCATAAAAATAGGCAGAATCATATTCTTGATTACCGTATTTAATCATGGTTAAATTATTGAATGCTATAGCCTTCCATCTACTTTCTCTATCTTTTTCTAGGTCGATTACATTATGATACAATATAGACGCCTCTAAAGTATCTCCTTTCATTAATAACAACCCTGCCAGATCAATATTCTGAACTGCAATTTGAGTGCTATCTTTCTCTGTACCTAACTCCCATTCAATTTGATACGCCTTATTTGTATAAGTCTCTGCTTCAACAAAGTGCTCTAATTTTGTTTTACTTCTTGATAGTAAATGATAAATTTTAGCAGCCTCTAGATTATTTTCTCCAAATTGTTTTTGGTTTAATTTCAAAGAACTCTCAAATACTAAGAAAGCAATAGAATCTTGTTTTACTCTTTCAAACTTTTCACCTACCTGAATATACCAATCTGTTAAGTTCTGTAACTCTTCAACATCTTTTGTAGAAATAATTACATCATCAAATAACTTATTGTACCATTTATGCGATAGGTGATATTGATATCTACCAAAAAAAGAATCTGCAATTCTTCTTTCATACGTTTGCCTTCTTTGGTTAGTCCCGATATTTCCTACTAAAATACGTACAAATGCAGTTGCATTTTCATCAACCTTAGCATAATCTTCCTTTTGTAAATAAACAGAAGCAAGAGATTCGTACTGATCTGCCAATTGTAATGAATTCTTACCAAAAACCTTTAATGCAATTTTAACCGAACGCTCTAAATTAACAATAGCTACTTTAAAAGATCCTGTTTTTGCTTGTGCAGTAGCAATTCTATTTAGAATTTCTACCATATCTGCACGGTACTCAGTATCCATTTTTGCAATTACATCAGATGCTTTTGTGTAGTAAGAACTAGATGTACCGTAATTTTCTATTTCATAATGGAAAGTACCTAACGTCATATAAACATTTACTAAAGAAAAATAATGTGCTTTTCCTTCTGCTTGTTCATAAGCTTCTAAGGCCTGTTCGTAATAATTAATAGCAATGTTAGATAACTGATGATGTCTAAATATCTGGGCAAGATAAATATACATATCACCAATAAAAGCATAGTTAGGGGTAGGATTTGACCTGAGGACAGCTAAACCTCTTTGAATATATTGAGAAGCGATATTGGAATAGCCATTATCTGCAAACTTTTCGGCAATCCTTTTATGAAGTAATACTATTCTTTCGTCCGTATTACTGTAGTTTTGATTAGCAATATCAATAAGACTATCTGCAAGTGCAGTAGCTTCGATATGATATTTATTAGAAATTAAAGAATCTAACTCTACTTGAATATCAGAAATTGAATGTTCTTGAATTTTAATTGAGTCTTTTTCTTCTGTTTGTGCAGACGCAAAAAAAGGCAACAGCATTAATATATACACACCAATCCCTACAAGCACACTTCTATGTATAGTAATTACTCTCACCTCCTCAATTCATTCTATGGAATAAGAATTACTCTATTTCCTTCAATTTAACCGGTGTTAATGGCTTAATGATAATACCTGCTACTTGTTCATATTGAGCCGCTCTTTTACGATCATCAGAAGTTACATCAGCAGATAACATATATACATTACTCGCATCTATCCCTTTTGTTTTTAATTGATCAAGAAAATCCCAACCAGTACTTGGAGGCATATTAATATCTAAAAATACAATTTCAGGTTTATAATCATCCCAAGCATTTGCCGCTTCAGTAACATCTAAAAAAGTTGTCACGTTTTCACCAAAATTAGTTTTTTCGATCATCTTTCTACAAATCAAGTTATTTGTAGGGTCATCATCAATAACAAAAACGTTTTTATAATTACTCATGTTTTTTTTGAAGGGTATCTATATTTTAAATCAGATAGATTATTGAATCATTAAATAAGAATTCCTACAAATGTAAAATTCTTTACTGACACTTTTACAAAAATTTGCATAATAAAAAAAGGTGAGCATTACTCACCTTCTTTCTAACCAATTCAATTATTTAAACTTCCATCGAAATATTTATAACCTAAAGGCATAAATTGTTTCTAGAAAACAATCATCGGTAAATTTGCGTAATTCGCAATAAAATAACTTTTTGTTTGCTTTCTTGACTGTAAACATATTATAATATTAACTATTTCGCAAATAATCAGCTGTATATTTTCATTATTACCATTAAAAATCTATATATCTATCTATTTTATTATCAAAACAATAGCTATTCTTATAAGTACTACATAGAGTAAGTAGAGTAATGAATTATCATTCAATTATTCTAAGTGTAATTCAATTTATTTTTTTCTATCATAAAAGATAATAGTTTAAAATCTATTTGAGAAGATTACCTATAGGTCGTAACTTGTCAAGAAATTCTGTTAAAATATTTACATGGATATATCCACTGCTCAACATGCCCTTAAGCAATACTTTGGGTACGATCGATTCAGACCAATGCAAGAAGACATTATTGCTAATGTCTTATCAAAACAAGATACGGTAGTATTAATGCCTACAGGTGGTGGTAAATCTATCTGTTATCAAATTCCTGGGATTATTTCTCACGGAACAGCTATTGTAATTTCTCCGTTAATTGCATTAATGAAGGATCAGGTTGAAAGCTTAAAAGCAAATGGTGTTCCTGCTGCTTTTATTAATAGTTCTCAAAACTATGTTGAACAAAGAGAGATAGAAGAAGACCTTATTCATGAACGCTTAAAATTATTATATATATCTCCTGAAAAATTATTGGCTCCTCAGTTTCTTGATTTTTTATGTAGACTACATATTAGTTTTATTGCCATAGATGAGGCACACTGTATCTCTCAGTGGGGACATGACTTTAGACCAGAATACACTCAATTAGCTTCATTAAGACTACGTTTTCCTGATATCTCATTTATTGCGCTTACAGCTACAGCTGATAAAGCAACAAGGAATGATATAGCTAGACAGTTAAATATGAAGGACCCTAGAATGTATATTTCTTCTTTTGATAGACCCAACCTAAGCTTAAGAGTAGAGGCTGGTCAGAAAAGGATTGAAAAAATCATTCACTTTTTAAGAGATAGGCCAAATCAATCTGGTATTGTATATTGTCTTTCTCGAAAAAACACAGAGTCTTTAGCTAAAAAGCTAAGAGCAGCCGGTCACAATGCTATGTATTACCATGCAGGAATGCCTGCAGCTGAACGATCTAGGGTACAAGAAAGTTTTATTAAAGATGACATTCCTATTATTTGTGCTACTATAGCCTTTGGTATGGGAATCGATAAACCCAATGTACGTTGGGTAATACATTATAACCTACCTAAAAATTTAGAAGGGTATTACCAAGAAATTGGTAGAGCAGGGAGAGATAGCTTACCATCTGATACTTTATTGTTTTACACTTTTGCAGATGTAATGCAACTGCGTGAGATGGTTGGCGATAGCGGACAATCTCAACTACAGCTTTCCAAACTGGAACGTATGCAACAATATGCAGAAACACGTACTTGTAGAAGACGGATTCTTTTAAGTTACTTCGGAGAAAGTTTAGGTAAAGATTGTGGTAACTGTGATGTTTGTAGAAATCCTCCTGAATTATTTGATGGTACTGTGATTGCTCAAAAAGCTATGTCTGCTATTATTCGATCTTCGCGCGAGATGAATAAAAGCCTATCTGCAGGTATGCTAATTGACTTATTAAGAGGATCTCGTAGAATTGACTTAGTACGTGCCGGTTTTGATCAGATTAAAACATACGGAGCAGGTAAAGATATTAGTTATGATCATTGGCAATTGTACCTTCAGCAAATGCTTAATTTAGGTTTAGTAGAAATAGCCTACGATCAGCATAATACTTTTAGAGTTACAGAAACAGGTAAGAATATCCTTTTAGGAAAAAATCCTGTAAACTTTGCAAAGTTATCTCAATTTAAAGCTACTCCATCAACAAAAACACCTACCAAAAAGGTTTCTGCAAAAGAAGAATTATTTACAACTCTTTTCGAAGCTTTACGTGTTTTACGAAAATCTATTGCAGATAAAGAGGGAATACCTCCTTATGTTGTTTTTAGTGACGTTACCATTAAAGATATGGCAGAAAAAATGCCTATTGCTGTAAATGATATGGTGAAAGTATCTGGTGTTGGTGAAGTTAAATTGAAAAAATATGGGAACCAGTTTATTGGAGCTATTGTTAGGTTTATTATCACTAAATCTAAAGAAGGTTTTAAAATAAAAGGCAGTTCTCTCTTGTTAACGTATGAATTATATCAAAAAGGACTTGGTATTCATGAGATAGGACAGCAAAGGCAGTTAAGAGATGAAAGTATCTTTAACCATCTTGCTACTTTATACGAGATGGGTTATACTATTGATATCTTTCAGTTTATTACAGGAGAACAACTAGAAGCTGTCGCAGAGGCTATTCGTACTATTGGTAGCAATCAAGGAGTTAAGCCAATTTTTGATTTTTTTAATGGAGAGCTACCTTATAGTTGTATTTATTTCGGACTCGCACATTTTAATCGAACTGTTGGAGTCTAATTATAGTTAATAATTAATAGTGGAATACAGTTTCTATTTAAGAAAACATTAAATAGAAACTCTAATCCACTTTAAACATAGAATTAAACATTAATAATATTTATTTATTAGTAAATCATGAGTGAAGCAAAAAAACATAAAGCAGGTTTTGTGAGTATTGTAGGAAAACCTAATGTGGGAAAATCTACACTCATGAATGAATTGGTAGGCGAACGTTTATCAATTATTACTTCAAAAGCACAGACTACACGTCACCGTATTATGGGGATTATGAGTACTGAAGATTATCAGATTGTTTATTCTGATACTCCTGGTATTATCAACCCTAAATATGAGTTACATGAGTCGATGATGAACTTTGTTGATAACTCTCTACAAGATGCAGATGTTATTCTTTTTGTTACTGATATTTTTGAGCAGTTCAAAGAGAAAGATGCCTTGATTAAACTTGAGAAGACAAATGTTCCAATTATTGTAATCATCAATAAAATTGACCTAGCAAAACAAGATGATGTTTTAACTAAGGTAAATTATTGGCAAGAAAAATTAAATCCTAAAGTGATAATGCCCGTTTCGGCTTTACATGGTTTTAATGTTCCTGTTATTCTAGATGAAATCTTAAACTTGCTTCCAGAACATGAAGCATTTTATGATAAAGAAGAATTAACAGACAAGCCTATGCGTTTCTTTATTTCTGAGATTATTCGTGAAAAAATATTCTTACATTATAAAGAAGAGGTGCCTTACTCTTGCGAGGTGATTGTAGAAAGCTATAAAAACGAAAAGGATATTGTAAAAATCCGTGCCGTTATTATGGTTGAAAGAGAAAGTCAGAAAGGAATAATTATTGGTAAAGGTGGATCTAAATTGAAACACGTGGGAGCCGATTCTAGAAAGGATATGGAAAAGTTTTTACAAAAGAAAGTATTCTTAGAGACGTTTGTTAAAGTAGATTCTGATTGGCGTAAGAATGATAAGAGTTTAAAAATGTTTGGTTACAAGCAAGATTAAATTTAATGATATAACAAAAAAGCGAGAAGCATCAATTACAGATTCTTCTCGCTTTTTTTATTTAGGAACTCCAATAGTAATTATTGAATTGGTTATATTTCTTTTATCATCAAACCCCGACATCCTTAGTTCATAAATGCCGACACTATCAAAATCAAATGTCTCATTAACTATGTAAGG includes:
- the recQ gene encoding DNA helicase RecQ — its product is MDISTAQHALKQYFGYDRFRPMQEDIIANVLSKQDTVVLMPTGGGKSICYQIPGIISHGTAIVISPLIALMKDQVESLKANGVPAAFINSSQNYVEQREIEEDLIHERLKLLYISPEKLLAPQFLDFLCRLHISFIAIDEAHCISQWGHDFRPEYTQLASLRLRFPDISFIALTATADKATRNDIARQLNMKDPRMYISSFDRPNLSLRVEAGQKRIEKIIHFLRDRPNQSGIVYCLSRKNTESLAKKLRAAGHNAMYYHAGMPAAERSRVQESFIKDDIPIICATIAFGMGIDKPNVRWVIHYNLPKNLEGYYQEIGRAGRDSLPSDTLLFYTFADVMQLREMVGDSGQSQLQLSKLERMQQYAETRTCRRRILLSYFGESLGKDCGNCDVCRNPPELFDGTVIAQKAMSAIIRSSREMNKSLSAGMLIDLLRGSRRIDLVRAGFDQIKTYGAGKDISYDHWQLYLQQMLNLGLVEIAYDQHNTFRVTETGKNILLGKNPVNFAKLSQFKATPSTKTPTKKVSAKEELFTTLFEALRVLRKSIADKEGIPPYVVFSDVTIKDMAEKMPIAVNDMVKVSGVGEVKLKKYGNQFIGAIVRFIITKSKEGFKIKGSSLLLTYELYQKGLGIHEIGQQRQLRDESIFNHLATLYEMGYTIDIFQFITGEQLEAVAEAIRTIGSNQGVKPIFDFFNGELPYSCIYFGLAHFNRTVGV
- the era gene encoding GTPase Era, whose amino-acid sequence is MSEAKKHKAGFVSIVGKPNVGKSTLMNELVGERLSIITSKAQTTRHRIMGIMSTEDYQIVYSDTPGIINPKYELHESMMNFVDNSLQDADVILFVTDIFEQFKEKDALIKLEKTNVPIIVIINKIDLAKQDDVLTKVNYWQEKLNPKVIMPVSALHGFNVPVILDEILNLLPEHEAFYDKEELTDKPMRFFISEIIREKIFLHYKEEVPYSCEVIVESYKNEKDIVKIRAVIMVERESQKGIIIGKGGSKLKHVGADSRKDMEKFLQKKVFLETFVKVDSDWRKNDKSLKMFGYKQD